The Solanum pennellii chromosome 4, SPENNV200 genomic interval ACTGTTTCTTTAACAAGTTATTGACCTCAGCAATAGCATAGTAAGAGTGGCCTGATGAGGAATGAGTCCGACTTTTCTTGCCTACAAATTCTACCAGAAGAAAGAGAGATCTGATCTGGAAAACATgctactccctccgtttcaatttgttgtTTGGTTTTGACTTGGGAAAACTGTCGTggagtttaacaaacttaagaAGAATTTTGAATCTTTCGGTTAACTAAAGATAGGtagaatgtatcaaaatgtcttttaatcttgtggtcttgaACATGTTGTGTGGAAAATTAGAATTAAAGAGATGTCAATAAAGGAAagagacattctttttgaaacgaactaaaaaggaaagtaagataATCAAATTGAAAAGGAAGGAGTATTGTTGCTAGTTCAAAAGAAActatttgtttttttgtataTCTCAGTAGCATCCTCTTCTCCTGTGTTTTAACTTTTATCTAGGTTGGAAAAGTGTTGCGGGTACAGAAGGTACCAAAGAATGGATCTCAACGCGAGAATGGTCATCCAGGTCTAACCGAGTTGGAATGCCTCATGTGGAAAGAATTCAAAGAGCTGGTATCAGCTCCTACAAAAGAAATGGCTGAATACTGTTTTGTGCAACATGTGATGTGCTCGCTGTTAGGTTCGAAGAATGTTGATGCAGGGGTATGTTGCTAGCCTTGTACATACCACCTATTCTTTATCACTTCGTATTAGATCGGGTTTGCCTGAAATCATCTTTTCTTCTCtgcaaatggagaaaaaataatttacttattCTCCCTTTCTGGACACCTTTAATCTACGCAGACTAGAAATAATAACTAGGCATTCTGCACATCATCAAGAAGTGCTAATTTATTACCAATATTCATGTAACCTAACATTTCACCCTTATATCCTAGGCATTCTTATGCAGTTGATCTTCTGTAGAGGAATAATTTTTGTTCATTGCTGCTTGCTAGGATAAAACTTAATTGATCAAGTTATCCTAATCTATGGGCCTCTAGGTTTAAGTTATGAAAGATTGCAAATTTGTGTTATTCCTAGCATATGGTTTGCTGTCAACATGGAAACCAAATTGTTAAACACTGCCatctttttcttccattttgaCAGATTTACATCCCTGTGACCCGAGAATTTCTGGAAACAGTTGATAACAATGTTCTATGTCAGCGTCCTTCTTGGCGTGTTGATGCCGCTATGGTCAACCCCCTGTGTGATTCTGTACTGCTGATATCTGATCATTCGCTTTTCCCGCGTGGTAATAATTTTCTAACCCTTCTTGTCCCTTGCTTCTTACCAAGCTTTAACGTGTATATTTATATTGCTGGACTAGTTTTAATAAAACTAAAGGGTGAACTACAATGATAAATGTCGCATGTCCGGTATTTCTAATTGGCAATTGAGGAATTAACCTCCACATTATACCTTCTGTTTTAAGAGATTGGATATATCTATAACCTCCGTGTGTACGAGAGAAAAAAGAGTCTAAATGTTTAATGACTGCTTGTCTTGATACATTGCAGCTATTCTAAGTATGCTACTAATCAACAAGGCTGACTGCAGTTTTGGTTCATTTGTTGACAAAGAGAAACAAGGAAAATCACTTTATTTGGTTTTGAACTTTTGATTGGCCTAGCACGAAATCTAAATAGGGATTTTGATCTGGCAAAATTGCGTATTTCATTATTCCTATTTTCACCTTTCAGGTTCACTTAAAGAAGACTTCTGTATATCTGTTGAAATAAAGGTACTTTTTCATAGCTTTATTTGGTTCTTCTTCTTTATATCATATTCATGCTGTTTCACtttaatcttttttaatttacaattttatgtttatttagtACAATGTTCTTAATAGTGTCTCCATTTCTTTTGCTGAATCCAGCCTAAATGCGGATTTCTTCCGCTTTCAGAATTTATTGCATCAGAGAACAGTATTAAAAGGAGTGTAACTCGTTTCAAGATGCATCAGGCTTTAAAATTGCACCAAGGAAaggtgattaattgtttatctGTCTGGTGGATTTCTTAATTCAGTTGCAGCATGGACTTGATAAACTTCCTCCTTTTCCCCTGTCAAGTTAAAGTAGTGTTTACTCTTTATTATATACAGTTATTAGCTTTATGCTTATGTTggacctttttcttttttcttaatcattttctcatttttttgatattttctttggtTGCTTCTGCTGTATCAGATATCAGAGATAAGTGCATATGATCCATTGGATTTGTTTTCTGGATCCAGTGATAGGGTACACAAAGCAATAAAGGGCCTTTTCAAGACCCCACAGAACAATTTCCGAGTTTTCCTGAATGGCTCTCTCATATTAGGGGGTTTAGGTGGTAATGCAGACGCTACAAGCTGTGAAGTTGGTGAAACATTTGAAAATGCACTGAAGTGTGTAATTCAAGCTGTAGATGGACAGCGGACCCAATGCTTCCTAGATCTCATTTCCAAGACCATTTTTAGTTCAGGATTGCTAAATAAGGTTCTTGAAGTCCAGAAGTTAGACAATGCTGACATTGAAGGTGCAATTCATGCATATTACAATGTCATTTCCCAACCATGCACGGTATGCAGTAAACTATCAGCTGAAGATCAATTGTCCGAAAGATACAGTTCTTTGCATTCAATCTCGAAGGATGAAAGCATGAAGATTGTGAGGAATTACTTGATTGCTGCAACTGCAAAGGACCTGAGCATGATGATTAGTTTTAGACCTCGAGAAGATGGGAGTGTGGAATCTCCATATAGCATGGTTTCCTTAGAATCAACCAACCAAAGTTTTGATTATAAGGTATTATTCCCTTTTCCTCTTTtatcaactccttttgggttaTTGAATAATATATTGCACAATGAAAAATATCTCCTTTTTATTGAAGTAACGTTTTATCCTATGTAAAAGAAGAAATGTGAACTTATAGAGGCAGTAAACTTGTTGTACCTGCAAATTGTTGTGCACACACCTCAGTTGATTGGTCTAATTTGTTTGCCGCTCATCAATAGGCATATTTCATCGACCTGGATTTGAAACCTTTGGAGAGGATGGAGTACTACTACAAGTTAGACCAGCAGATAGTCGGCTGCTATGTTCAGATGGTAAAATCCATGCAGCAGCTCAGCCACATTGAATGATGGAAGCGCTGTTGGAGCTTGACATAGGAGATAATTTTCTGGTAATCAATCaattgaaaaatcattttattaattaattcctttttttttacctattaatAAATTTCCCACTATATAAATGTCATGAAATAATAGTAACATGCAATCAAATTTCACCCGAAGTAATAAAACTTAAGACTGCAAATTAGTACTGCTTTGtcgaaaaatgaaaaagatatatGTGGGGCAGATTCAAAAGGGACTTTTTTGTTAACACATTGGAAATTCTCCTTACTGGAGTAGTTTGAGCTTGATTTCccttcaaatattatttaaataaagacTTAATAGTTTAAATAAGTATTATAAGTTTATAACAGATTATCGCCTCAACTAGCATAACTATACgagttcaataaaaaaatacaatcaaacaaaagaaattaagtCGATAATACTTGTtctttggcattctcaaattatAATAATCACTCTATAGCAATAAATTTCTCTTAATAACACTGATACTCGTATCAATGTATGTTACACTATCTTTTGCCCTTACccattacttattttatttttaatttttaattagaaaaacatTCTTCAACGAAGtttaaaaagtcttaacatattTGAATGTCAAATTGGTGTCACGAATCctcaatatttttcctttttcgcAAAGCTTCAGAAAGTTCCCGGACTATCAAATATGCATTATTCATAAGTAAGCACATTCGAAGACACTCATATTACTATTATCTAGCCTAGATTCAAAAATCACTCAAATCTATAATCAAAGAAGCCAGTTTGATATTGtaatttcaatttgattatatactttttattgataattaCAAGTTAGATTTGTTTTTCGTAAGTATAAACTATTATAATTTGTCAAAATactaaatatgatgatattatcaaaattttcttatgagttaaattttaaagttgttcgataaatatttgtaatttatatttgattgattatgattattaattGATCGCGTATTGGatagatgataaatatatataacttagaTCTTATGTATCGTATTTatattaacaacaataaaaatatggttggaagagaaagagagaattcatgattttattttaattattaattaataacttGTTTGGGTGGTTGTTAATGGTAATATATCCTTTCATAGTGGTATGTACGGACAATAGagttgttataaaaaaaaaacacgttgagaagtaaaataatattattaaatgagaaaataGTCAAATATCTCCTCCCGACCAAACCTATAGGCTACATGCCAATTTTCAACTTTACcttccttaattttttattttcaatattttatcacCCTTAAATGTCGATCATTAATGATTTTAAGCAGTTTGCCTTGATAATTGttagaaattcaaaaaaattataatttttatcattttaaaaaattataaaaatttcatctCCAATATATCCGATATCTTATTactttataatttgaatttttttaatgaaatttatgtaattttgtaTGCCTAAAATTTCACATCATATGGCCCGAGAGTTTTGTAGACATGTGCGAACCCATTTTTTCTAGAGATTTCTTGCCCGCCAAGAATGATCAATAATCAAAATCATATGCAAACTTGTGCAATTTCCCAAACAAAAATGGAGTTTCTCGAAACGATGCCGTCCTCTAAGACAATTTTAACGGCGGCCACTTCTCTCACCGCTTCAGTGATTCTTTTCCGATCAATAGCTAGCGACCTTGTACCGGAACAACTCCAGCTCTTCTTTTCTTCACGATTTCAAAAATTATCGAACCGCCTTTCATCGCAGCTGACTGTGGTGATTGAAGAATCTGAAGGTCTCACTTCGAACCAAATGTTCGGCGCCGTCAATGTTTATTTGGGTACAAAGGTTAATGATTGGACTCGGAGGATCAAAGTTAACAAGCCTGATGAAGACGAAGAACTCGCCGTCACTGTTGATAGGTAAGTGAAGTTGATTGCTGAGAAATTGTGTTTgaaatatgaattaaattttgtgCCTCTGAATTTTGGTATAATGTGATTTTTCATCGTTGTGATAATACAATAATCTAGCtcttcaatttcaaattctCTATGAAGTTTGGTATAATGGCAAAATTTGTAGAATATACATTTATTTGCAGGTAAAAATTTcacaatttgaaaaaataatgagtATGTCCAATTTCTAAAAGCTATCTAAAATTTGTTGAAGCTTTTTATGTGAATAGGTTCCAAGAAGTAACTGACAATTATGAAAATGTCAAATTCACCTGGATTATGAAGTCTAGGGGAATTAAACAGAGTGAAAAGAGCACTAACCCGAAGACAGAGCTTCGATATTTTGAGCTAAGTTTTCACAAGAAGCAAAAGGAGATGGCCTTAAAATCTTATTTACCGTATATTTTGAAGAGAGCCAAAGAGATTAAGGAGGAGAAAAGGGTAGTAAGGCTACACACGGTGGATTATAATGGGACTGATTATTGGAGTTCTGTCGTGTTAAACCATCCTGCAACATTTGATACAATGGCTATGGAACCAGAAATGAAGAAGGAGCTGATTGAGGATCTTGACATCTTTGTAAGTAGGAAAGATTACTATAGGAGAGTTGGAAAAGCTTGGAAACGGGGTTACTTGTTATATGGACCGCCTGGTACAGGAAAATCGAGCTTAGTTGCAGCTATGGCTAATTACCTCAAGTTCGATGTTTATGACTTGGACTTAAGAGAGGTGCAATGCAATTCGGATTTGAGAAGGTTGTTGATCGGTTCATCAAACCGCTCTATACTTGTGATAGAAGATATTGATTGCAATGTGGGGTTGCAGAATAGGGAAAATGGCAATGACACAACTGAAGATGACAAGGTATAGTAATGCATTTCGTTGACACGTTTTCCAGTGTACAACATAAAAGAACTTCACACTTCTCCTAAGAAAAGACAGATCCGTTCCTGTTAttcaacaaagaagaagaaaaaactatcTTTTATGTGTTCGACGATTTGAAGGATGTAACTACATTGATGACTagtgaaacatatataatgGATCTTCAAGCACTTGCATGAATATCAACTGCTAGGATTATACTTTTGACTTGTATTTTGCTAAATATTCTACAAATGCAGATTACACTTTCTGGGCTGTTGAACTTTATTGATGGCTTGTGGTCGAGTTGTGGAGATGAGCGAATCATAGTGTTCACAACGAATCACAAGGACAGACTTGATCCAGCATTGTTGAGACCTGGACGTATGGATGTGCACATTGAGATGTCACACTGCACTTTCAGTGGTTTCAGAGTACTAGCATCTAATTACCTAAAGACAGAGGAGCATAGACTGtttaagaaaattgaagatCTGTTCCAGAGAGTTAAGGTAACACCAGCTGAAGTAGCAGGAGAGCTGATGAAGAGCAACAACTCCGACGTTGCACTAGAAAACCTCGTCAAATTCCTTCaaaagaaggaacatgagggtGTGACGAGAAGCTAAGCAACATTGCTGACTAAAACAGATAAGTCGTTACCACTCCTGTATAGAGTAATTGATATTCTTTCATATGTTAATGAACAACAATACTATTAGCTTTTTCTGATGCTTTTAGAACATAATTACCTCTATTCCATTAGTTCTTTTCATCATTGGCTGATTTATTATTCATAAGCTTCCTATGATGTTTCAAAAAGTTCCCAAAGCATCAAGATCTTTTATTCTCTTACAAGAACACAGTGGTATTCATAATAGGACTATATAGAGTAGCGGGAAGGTCGTTACCAAAACATATACAGACGTAGTCGCTCATGGGGACATCTATCTAGATAAGGATAGTCTATGCCAATTCATAGATAGATCACAAAGTATGAGCTATGTgacataaaattttcaaaaatagacaGAGCGTAAGTTTTCattataagaaaaagaaaatggaatATACATACAATCTGTAGCTGGTTTTAGTTGCCTTGTAGTGTTTGGTGTTACCATTGTCTTCTCTAAACACTCTGCTTCCCAAGATCAGAATCAGTTGAGATACTATAAGATGGTGTAGATGAGCAACCACTGCTAGCAATGGTTGGTAGCGTACTACTAGAAACGTAAGGAACAATCCATATTCACCATTGATATCTCCTTGAGGGTTCTCCATGGCCCTTTATCTGACCTTAAACAACCACCATCATTTTCACATGTACACCTACCACCTAGAAAATCTGGCAACTCCCTGAAAATCACAAAGTTTTCACGACATGTTAAGTCGTTAAGAACTTGTATAACATCTAGGATTGAATAAACAAAGTTAGAGGCCATTACCATTCATCAATGATTTCAAGCAGTTTGCCTTGATAATTGTTGCCAAGTACctagaaatttcaaaaatcaatagCTCTTGATGAGCAACATAAAAATTGTTCGATCGGACTCACGTTCATCAATCCTCATATGGGATATAAATGAACCCCTttcttcataacataatataaaagaaacatGAGAAAAACTTGACCATAGGAAGAAAACATGATGCCATACATGAATCTTAGACATCGTTTCAGGGTCAAGAAAAGGCTTGAGTATATGGCAGAGCAGCCTAAATCCTGGTCCAGTGTTTATAACAAACATTTCACCAAGTGTCTGCAAAATTATTTTGCCAATGTTAGATGTTAGATATCAGTAAAAGTCATGTGTTATAGCTCAGGTAATAGGAGGTATATCAAATTACTTCAGGATAATAGTCATTATCAATCTTCTGCAGCTGCAAAATGACTTCTCGTACAGGTTTCGTGAAGTTCCTCAAACTCTATAATACAGAAAAACGAGCATTATGAAAACTGAACAATAAGAGGTTAACAATCCACCAGAAAAGACTACTATACCACTCCTTCAACATCCAGGATGGTAACACCTCTATTAATATGTCTTTTTGCAGCTACAGAGCAAGCAGGAAACCGAAAGGCTATAGACTTCTCGAATTCTTGGACATGATATTTAACATAACGATCCAGAGTAGTTACTTCCAAAAGTTTTTCAACGTTCATTAGTCCCAATCTTTCAATATAAACTGGTCTTCCTTCCTTATCTGTGCCATGATAACCCTGAGGGTAGTTTTGTAGAACCTCATCCCTTTCATGGAAATTGAAATCCTGAGCAAAATATTGTGTATGATCAAGAAACTGTGAAATTTAAACCAAAATGTGGCCGGATTATTCAGAAGAAAACTTCCATATGTGGTTAGGAAGATAGAGGATGTCTAATAAGCCTTAGTCGACCTTCAGAAATATGGTATTTCACAGAAAAAATGGGAGTACTAGTGTTCGAAAAAAGTAAGTCTACCTTGATAATACTGTCAGTTCCAAATTCTCTCCTCCATTGAAGCATATTTGTCCACATGAGCTTAGCCTTCTCTCTATCAGACTTTCTAGCTTTAAGAAATCTGAAATTGTACAGCTCAAAGTTTAAGATCATCGTCTTCTGTGATCACATGAGTTGAGATAAAGTCTAGAAAATGAACGCCTGGTGCTTAGGAAACAACTATGGAGTTAGAAGAGCAATTTTTCGTAACTGCCTTGTATCACATGACAGTTGATGAAAGGTAAAGGTTATATATTGGAGACAAAATGATGAATGACCTGTTTAAAATCGTACATTGACACAAAAGAAGCGACCAGTTAAGAAATCTAACTTTCTGCATCTTACATTTCAAGCAGATGTAAATTAGAAGTACCTAATAAGATgattttggttaaaaattaGACAGAGGTCACCTTAATAATTTGAGATTATCATCATGCATAGGAGGAAGCAGATTCTCCAGGATCAGGATTTGTCGAAAATCATTTACAAACTCCAACTCCTCCTTTGTGGTAAAAGAGAATCCGATATCATCTTGTGACCTGATCATCTTAGAATGTAATTGATCTTCACAGTTTCCATGCTCAAATAAAGATCCTTCACCACCTGTAGAAATTTGCAAATTCATACGAGTATTAAGAGCTCGTTTGGTTTGAAGGATAAGAATAAATAATCCTGGGATAAAATTTAGATGTCTTTGTAAAGCAAAACATAACTTCATGACCATCCCAAGGCAAATTCTGACTACCCATAAGTAAAATCTTGCTGAGTTTGGCTAGTAAAACTGCGTACAAACACACCCTCCTCAGACTCCACTTGTAAAATTGCACTGGTTATATTGTTAATTTCAAAGCCtcaatcataaatcattgatcAATGCTAAATTTTTCACATGAAATCATTGTTTTTTAAGTTCAATTCGCATGTAATAGTGAatatattgatttgatttgaagaatatagtagagagaaaaatattataaatgatacaaaattaccTGACGTTTTCGTATGAGTGATTGAAAACTGAAGTTTATATTAATGTCTGCTTGACAGATAAAATGagagatcttttttttttacctgcAACAAAAACATTGAGTGTTCGATTACTTTACTTCAAACCATATTTGGAGTTTGGATATGAAAGGAATTGGAGGTTTCACGAAGCAGTTAAGCTTTCTGATAACGGTTGGTTTTGTTCTTTCACTGGCGGGAATATGCCATTGTCCTTTTTCtatctaatttatttataaaattatactgaatatgttattattacaCTCCATTTGTGTGAGTGTCCAAAGTAACTCCGACTTGAGATCTAAGACCACTCATGTTCCGCCACAAACCTttataatttgttgttttttttggcTCCCTCCTGACCTTTTATTTCTGAGGGGAACATTTTTCTTCATATCAAACATCACTATGTTTTTCTAGAACTGATTGCGTCCAATTCCTCTGTTAGACTTTATCTTGATGAAAACACAAGTTGTAGTTGTAGTAGTATATACCCAAAAGGAGATgacattttattttgtcttattATTACAATGATTCTTTGGTATACTTAGCATATTCTATTCAGTATTCGGAAATATCATGGTGAATACAACATAAGACCCATAATGTTGGTAGTTTAACATCCTAAGAATAGAAAAATTTCTTCAGGTAGAA includes:
- the LOC107017691 gene encoding inositol-pentakisphosphate 2-kinase-like, with the translated sequence MAMVLQANDAREWCYRGEGAVNLVLAYSGEHPDFVGKVLRVQKVPKNGSQRENGHPGLTELECLMWKEFKELVSAPTKEMAEYCFVQHVMCSLLGSKNVDAGIYIPVTREFLETVDNNVLCQRPSWRVDAAMVNPLCDSVLLISDHSLFPRGSLKEDFCISVEIKPKCGFLPLSEFIASENSIKRSVTRFKMHQALKLHQGKISEISAYDPLDLFSGSSDRVHKAIKGLFKTPQNNFRVFLNGSLILGGLGGNADATSCEVGETFENALKCVIQAVDGQRTQCFLDLISKTIFSSGLLNKVLEVQKLDNADIEGAIHAYYNVISQPCTVCSKLSAEDQLSERYSSLHSISKDESMKIVRNYLIAATAKDLSMMISFRPREDGSVESPYSMVSLESTNQSFDYKAYFIDLDLKPLERMEYYYKLDQQIVGCYVQMVKSMQQLSHIE
- the LOC107017063 gene encoding phosphatidylinositol/phosphatidylcholine transfer protein SFH4 isoform X2, with translation MIRSQDDIGFSFTTKEELEFVNDFRQILILENLLPPMHDDNLKLLRFLKARKSDREKAKLMWTNMLQWRREFGTDSIIKDFNFHERDEVLQNYPQGYHGTDKEGRPVYIERLGLMNVEKLLEVTTLDRYVKYHVQEFEKSIAFRFPACSVAAKRHINRGVTILDVEGVSLRNFTKPVREVILQLQKIDNDYYPETLGEMFVINTGPGFRLLCHILKPFLDPETMSKIHVLGNNYQGKLLEIIDEWELPDFLGGRCTCENDGGCLRSDKGPWRTLKEISMVNMDCSLRF
- the LOC107017063 gene encoding phosphatidylinositol/phosphatidylcholine transfer protein SFH4 isoform X1, translating into MVMKLCFALQRHLNFIPGLFILILQTKRALNTRMNLQISTGGEGSLFEHGNCEDQLHSKMIRSQDDIGFSFTTKEELEFVNDFRQILILENLLPPMHDDNLKLLRFLKARKSDREKAKLMWTNMLQWRREFGTDSIIKDFNFHERDEVLQNYPQGYHGTDKEGRPVYIERLGLMNVEKLLEVTTLDRYVKYHVQEFEKSIAFRFPACSVAAKRHINRGVTILDVEGVSLRNFTKPVREVILQLQKIDNDYYPETLGEMFVINTGPGFRLLCHILKPFLDPETMSKIHVLGNNYQGKLLEIIDEWELPDFLGGRCTCENDGGCLRSDKGPWRTLKEISMVNMDCSLRF
- the LOC107017690 gene encoding AAA-ATPase At3g50940-like: MINNQNHMQTCAISQTKMEFLETMPSSKTILTAATSLTASVILFRSIASDLVPEQLQLFFSSRFQKLSNRLSSQLTVVIEESEGLTSNQMFGAVNVYLGTKVNDWTRRIKVNKPDEDEELAVTVDRFQEVTDNYENVKFTWIMKSRGIKQSEKSTNPKTELRYFELSFHKKQKEMALKSYLPYILKRAKEIKEEKRVVRLHTVDYNGTDYWSSVVLNHPATFDTMAMEPEMKKELIEDLDIFVSRKDYYRRVGKAWKRGYLLYGPPGTGKSSLVAAMANYLKFDVYDLDLREVQCNSDLRRLLIGSSNRSILVIEDIDCNVGLQNRENGNDTTEDDKITLSGLLNFIDGLWSSCGDERIIVFTTNHKDRLDPALLRPGRMDVHIEMSHCTFSGFRVLASNYLKTEEHRLFKKIEDLFQRVKVTPAEVAGELMKSNNSDVALENLVKFLQKKEHEGVTRS